The following are from one region of the Paenibacillus protaetiae genome:
- the gerPC gene encoding spore germination protein GerPC, with protein sequence MPYGPHMPPMPMWIWQFQEALKEQRHEIEKLQKQVAALEEQLQQAGARPMYSIERLEYHFDQLKVQKLEGTLNIGMAPPGECGPVPHGDIDQFTAGTPNVFPAAESTIVTPGVPYPTIYENVDTYFNEEAPKRLLMLEQEMNVQLDPYHRRIIIDDIRKQVPTRIKYYMKQIGGKDQSKGSPEPNSEVIAAVTAKTIRDAESAMRKYVQQIAYSQQQSNPGNVQTPNVQPNPGSSQSPNVQPNPGILQSPNLQPNPGILQSPNVQPNPGSSQLPNVQPNPVKPQVPLNQLLSDQDNGGKGSS encoded by the coding sequence ATGCCGTATGGACCCCATATGCCTCCCATGCCAATGTGGATATGGCAATTTCAAGAGGCTTTAAAAGAACAGCGGCACGAAATCGAAAAGCTTCAGAAGCAGGTGGCTGCCCTCGAGGAACAGCTGCAGCAGGCTGGCGCGCGACCGATGTACAGCATTGAACGGCTGGAATATCATTTTGACCAGTTAAAGGTGCAAAAGCTGGAAGGCACGCTCAACATCGGCATGGCTCCGCCGGGAGAGTGCGGTCCGGTTCCGCATGGCGATATCGACCAGTTTACAGCTGGAACGCCTAATGTATTCCCCGCTGCCGAGTCTACTATCGTAACGCCCGGAGTGCCTTATCCGACGATTTATGAAAATGTGGATACCTATTTTAACGAGGAAGCGCCCAAGCGGCTTTTGATGCTGGAGCAGGAGATGAATGTGCAGCTCGACCCTTATCATCGCCGCATTATCATTGATGATATCCGCAAGCAAGTGCCTACCCGCATTAAATATTATATGAAACAAATAGGCGGCAAAGATCAATCCAAAGGTTCGCCGGAGCCAAACAGCGAAGTCATTGCAGCTGTGACCGCGAAGACGATCCGCGATGCCGAATCGGCCATGCGGAAATATGTGCAGCAAATCGCCTACAGCCAGCAGCAGTCTAACCCGGGTAATGTGCAAACGCCAAACGTACAGCCGAATCCGGGCAGTTCGCAATCACCAAACGTACAGCCGAATCCGGGCATTTTGCAATCGCCAAACTTGCAGCCGAATCCGGGCATTTTGCAATCGCCAAACGTTCAGCCAAATCCGGGCAGTTCGCAATTACCAAACGTACAGCCGAATCCGGTTAAACCGCAGGTGCCGCTTAACCAGCTGCTATCAGATCAAGACAATGGAGGTAAAGGATCATCATGA
- a CDS encoding spore germination protein GerPE, giving the protein MIHPHKQPAGPNRTGYGNAAVSYPVRTAEVGGIYIIDLSLSGILQLGDHASATPLLRGLALQRETEHKSEQDVYFESYNIFDRPLPKLIDPIADSGMDVRILRTNRSPRISVGKIFITAMGASSIVQAGNGMRHTAESRIKHIRQFKRPLPYPGIGCP; this is encoded by the coding sequence GTGATACATCCGCATAAGCAGCCAGCCGGGCCAAACCGAACAGGATACGGCAATGCTGCCGTAAGCTACCCGGTACGTACCGCTGAAGTTGGCGGTATTTACATTATTGACTTGTCTCTCTCCGGCATTTTGCAGCTTGGGGACCATGCTTCGGCGACCCCGCTTCTGCGGGGTTTAGCCCTGCAGCGGGAGACGGAACATAAAAGCGAACAAGATGTTTATTTTGAATCGTATAACATATTTGACCGGCCGCTGCCGAAGCTGATCGATCCGATCGCCGATTCAGGCATGGATGTGCGCATTCTTCGTACGAACCGATCGCCGCGGATTAGTGTCGGCAAAATTTTTATTACAGCGATGGGCGCATCATCCATTGTGCAAGCCGGAAACGGCATGAGGCATACCGCCGAGTCCCGAATCAAACATATTAGGCAATTCAAGAGGCCGCTGCCCTATCCGGGAATCGGCTGCCCTTAA
- the glgA gene encoding glycogen synthase GlgA has product MNVLFAVSEAVPLAKSGGLADVAGALPKALVGRGVDARVILPKYEAIPAAYLELFQFVASFNVSFGWRNQYCGIWQGEVDGVVYYLIDNEYYFKRGGLYGYDDDPERFVFLAAAVMEAARHMDWAPDIVHCHDWQTALIPYLLRMRYAQDPVWNGVRSVLTIHNLKYQGKMPLEQLKELLGSDAEGLECDGAGNCLKGGLVYADKITTVSETYAEEIQTEWYGEGLDSLLRYRSGDLLGIVNGIDQELFNPMDDSALHTPYRSSLSRKRKNKLALQQELGLPESEQTPMIGIVSRLVENKGFDLVIHVLEEILQENVQLVVLGAGEYRYEEAFNRAAFYHPKQVKVWLGYNDRLARRIYAGSDMFLMPSQFEPCGLSQLIALRYGSVPIVRLTGGLKDTVKAYNEAAKEGNGFTFLTYNAHDMLDAVRRALSYYRKEEEWKRIVMIGSQEDYSWNKSAKAYIGIYDGLASHRKETETWPVIS; this is encoded by the coding sequence ATGAATGTGTTGTTTGCTGTATCGGAAGCCGTCCCGCTCGCTAAATCAGGCGGGCTTGCCGACGTAGCGGGAGCATTGCCAAAAGCGCTTGTAGGACGAGGCGTTGATGCCAGAGTGATTTTGCCGAAATACGAGGCGATACCCGCTGCTTATTTGGAACTGTTCCAGTTTGTTGCTTCGTTTAACGTTTCCTTTGGCTGGCGCAATCAATACTGCGGCATCTGGCAAGGCGAGGTTGACGGAGTGGTCTATTATTTGATCGACAATGAGTATTATTTTAAACGGGGCGGCCTTTACGGCTACGATGACGATCCGGAACGGTTTGTGTTTCTGGCTGCAGCGGTTATGGAAGCGGCGCGGCATATGGATTGGGCGCCGGATATCGTGCATTGCCATGACTGGCAGACGGCGTTAATTCCATACCTGCTTCGCATGCGGTATGCACAGGATCCGGTATGGAACGGGGTTCGTTCTGTCCTGACCATCCACAATTTGAAATACCAAGGAAAGATGCCGCTTGAACAGCTGAAGGAGCTGCTTGGCTCGGATGCCGAAGGGCTGGAATGTGACGGAGCCGGCAATTGCTTGAAAGGAGGGCTCGTGTACGCGGATAAAATTACGACCGTCAGCGAGACCTATGCGGAGGAAATTCAAACAGAATGGTACGGCGAAGGACTGGATTCGCTGCTTCGTTACCGTTCGGGGGATTTGCTGGGCATTGTAAACGGCATTGATCAGGAACTGTTCAATCCGATGGATGACAGCGCTTTGCATACCCCATACCGCAGTTCGCTATCCCGCAAGCGGAAAAACAAACTGGCGCTGCAGCAGGAGCTGGGGCTTCCCGAGTCCGAGCAGACGCCGATGATTGGCATTGTATCCCGGCTGGTTGAAAATAAAGGATTCGACCTTGTTATTCACGTACTGGAAGAAATACTGCAGGAGAATGTGCAGCTGGTTGTGCTGGGAGCCGGCGAATACCGGTACGAGGAAGCTTTTAACCGCGCCGCTTTCTACCATCCGAAGCAAGTGAAGGTGTGGCTGGGCTATAATGACCGTCTGGCAAGGCGGATTTATGCCGGTTCGGATATGTTCCTGATGCCGTCCCAGTTTGAACCATGCGGCTTAAGCCAGCTGATTGCGCTTAGATACGGCTCTGTTCCGATTGTAAGATTGACAGGCGGGCTTAAGGATACGGTTAAAGCGTATAACGAAGCCGCAAAAGAAGGGAACGGGTTTACCTTTTTGACTTATAACGCGCATGACATGCTGGATGCGGTCCGGCGAGCCTTATCCTATTATCGCAAGGAGGAGGAATGGAAGCGTATTGTGATGATCGGCTCGCAGGAGGACTACAGCTGGAACAAGTCGGCTAAGGCGTATATCGGCATTTACGACGGATTAGCGTCGCACCGAAAGGAGACGGAGACATGGCCCGTCATCTCGTAA
- the glgD gene encoding glucose-1-phosphate adenylyltransferase subunit GlgD: MKQKVMGVINLIHESDDMERLTQNRCLATVPFGARYRLIDFVLSSMVNSGISKVAVFAHTKYRSLMDHLGSGNHWDLNNRQSGLFVLPPATDDIQELSRGDLYHFYQHRDLFTRSSLEYVVITRSHMVCNIDFEPVIAAHELKGADITVICKKDALLAGGKARKVKINEDGRITSFQEQYGRMNSSIYSMEMYVMRKDLLMSLVETSLAQGQDHLVRHAIFSRLGKLHVAAYMHEGYLGVVNTLASYYNHNMNLLIPEVWRKLFFRPGPVYTKVKDEPPARYLESALVSDSLIANGCVIEGTVVNSVLFRGVHVKKGAVVRNSIIMQNGEIGENSIVQHTILDKDVTVQPGRDIRGAAELPYLAGKRKVL, encoded by the coding sequence ATGAAGCAAAAAGTGATGGGTGTTATTAATTTGATCCATGAATCCGACGATATGGAGCGCTTAACGCAAAACCGCTGCCTGGCGACTGTGCCGTTTGGCGCCCGTTACCGGCTAATTGACTTTGTGTTATCCAGCATGGTCAACTCGGGCATCTCGAAGGTGGCTGTTTTTGCACATACGAAATACCGTTCGCTGATGGACCATTTAGGGTCCGGCAATCATTGGGACCTGAACAACCGGCAAAGCGGCCTGTTTGTATTGCCTCCGGCTACCGACGATATACAGGAGCTGAGCCGGGGCGATTTGTACCATTTTTATCAGCACCGCGATTTGTTTACCCGTTCGTCACTTGAATATGTGGTCATTACCCGCAGCCATATGGTATGCAATATTGATTTCGAGCCGGTAATCGCCGCTCATGAGCTTAAAGGCGCCGACATCACCGTCATTTGCAAAAAAGACGCCCTGCTCGCCGGCGGCAAGGCGCGTAAAGTGAAAATAAACGAAGACGGGCGGATTACATCCTTCCAGGAGCAATACGGCAGAATGAACAGCTCCATTTATTCCATGGAAATGTACGTGATGCGCAAAGACCTGCTGATGAGCCTGGTCGAAACGTCGCTTGCCCAAGGCCAGGACCATCTCGTCCGGCATGCTATTTTTTCGCGTCTCGGCAAGCTTCATGTGGCCGCATACATGCATGAAGGGTACTTGGGAGTCGTGAATACGTTAGCAAGCTATTACAACCACAACATGAATTTGCTTATTCCGGAAGTTTGGCGGAAGCTGTTTTTCCGGCCTGGCCCTGTCTATACCAAAGTAAAAGACGAACCGCCTGCCCGTTATTTGGAGTCGGCCCTGGTAAGCGATTCGCTGATCGCCAATGGCTGCGTCATTGAAGGGACGGTCGTCAACAGCGTCTTGTTCCGCGGCGTCCATGTCAAAAAAGGAGCGGTCGTGCGCAACAGCATCATCATGCAAAACGGTGAAATCGGCGAAAACAGCATCGTACAGCATACGATATTGGACAAGGATGTAACGGTTCAGCCCGGCAGAGATATACGGGGAGCCGCGGAACTGCCGTATTTGGCAGGCAAACGGAAGGTTCTTTAA
- the helD gene encoding RNA polymerase recycling motor HelD: MEMQDEQQIEQQRVDRVTAHIKRKIETLQEQVGDKRGDVVEIRRDFWDDVTVNFEDSAEAAETAASLKQQAEVLFEREHSHRHARKQLLTMRKLEQSPYFGRIDFKENGETQAEQVYLGIGSLLDENEEQYLIYDWRAPVSSLYYDYSPGPAQYKTPVGTIEGEMTLKRQFVIRGGRIRSMFEIGVTIGDEVLQEVLGRHSDAQMKGIVATIQQEQNTIIRNERARLLVVQGAAGSGKTSAALQRAAYLLYRYRGQLAADQIVLFSPNPMFNSYVATVLPELGEENMQQTTYQHYLEHRLGRSFELEDPFTQMEYTLSGMADSQYEARVAAIRFKSDVPFMRIIERYAKSLGEAGIKFRPIRFRGSVLISSEEMSRRFYELDRTLSIANRLKLLSEWMLKELTALGKLERKKSWVEEEIELMDKEQYIHAYNELMRKKGFTSESFDDFEREKEMLASMLVQQKFKKLRSSVKRYRFLDIPKMYRALFEKPHWTADGQEQLPAEWADICTITSAKLENGELYYEDATPLLYLKELLEGFHTNTQVQHVFIDEAQDYSAFQFHYLKRIFPRAKMTVLGDLNQAIFAHAEPMDSFAMLKGLYGYEEMETVVLARSYRSTRPIVEFTSRMIPGGSRIIPFNRDGEQPLVAQACSAEELVRKVSGSLRGWKAQGLNALAVICKTAAEAKAAAGMLRETGMEVRLVEKETVTFEQGIVVIPSYLAKGVEFDAVAIFNASQEVYGRESERKLFYTACTRAMHELHVYYTGELTPLISV; the protein is encoded by the coding sequence ATGGAAATGCAAGACGAACAGCAGATCGAGCAGCAGCGTGTTGACCGTGTAACCGCCCATATTAAGCGAAAAATCGAAACGTTGCAGGAGCAGGTCGGCGACAAGCGCGGAGACGTTGTCGAAATCCGGAGAGATTTCTGGGATGACGTCACGGTAAACTTCGAAGATTCGGCGGAAGCGGCGGAAACGGCGGCGAGCTTAAAGCAGCAGGCAGAAGTGCTGTTTGAACGGGAGCACAGCCACAGGCACGCGCGCAAGCAGCTGCTTACGATGAGAAAACTGGAGCAGTCGCCGTATTTTGGACGGATTGACTTTAAAGAAAACGGCGAAACACAAGCCGAGCAAGTATACTTAGGGATTGGTTCGCTGCTGGATGAGAATGAAGAACAATATTTGATCTATGACTGGCGCGCGCCGGTATCCAGCTTGTATTACGACTATTCGCCCGGCCCTGCCCAATATAAGACGCCGGTTGGCACCATCGAAGGGGAAATGACGCTAAAACGCCAGTTTGTCATTCGCGGCGGGCGGATTAGAAGCATGTTTGAAATTGGCGTTACGATTGGAGACGAAGTGCTGCAGGAGGTGCTGGGACGCCACTCCGACGCACAGATGAAAGGGATTGTTGCGACGATCCAGCAAGAGCAGAATACGATTATCCGCAATGAAAGAGCCCGGTTATTGGTTGTGCAAGGGGCTGCGGGAAGCGGCAAAACTTCTGCCGCTTTGCAGCGTGCCGCTTATTTGCTGTACCGGTACCGCGGACAGCTGGCGGCTGATCAGATCGTATTGTTTTCGCCGAATCCGATGTTTAACAGCTACGTTGCGACAGTATTGCCGGAGCTGGGCGAAGAAAACATGCAGCAAACAACCTACCAGCACTATTTGGAGCATCGGCTCGGCCGCTCATTCGAGCTGGAGGATCCGTTCACGCAGATGGAGTATACGCTTAGCGGCATGGCTGACAGCCAATATGAGGCTCGTGTAGCCGCCATCCGTTTTAAGTCGGATGTGCCGTTCATGCGAATAATCGAGCGTTATGCCAAATCGCTTGGCGAAGCGGGCATCAAGTTCCGGCCGATCCGGTTCCGCGGCAGCGTGCTTATTTCATCGGAAGAGATGTCCCGGCGATTTTACGAGCTTGACCGGACGTTGTCTATTGCAAACCGCTTGAAACTGCTGTCGGAATGGATGCTTAAGGAACTTACTGCGCTTGGCAAGCTGGAACGAAAAAAAAGCTGGGTGGAAGAAGAAATCGAGCTGATGGATAAGGAACAGTACATTCACGCTTATAACGAGCTGATGAGGAAAAAAGGGTTTACCTCCGAATCGTTTGATGATTTTGAGCGCGAGAAGGAAATGCTTGCTTCCATGCTTGTCCAGCAAAAATTTAAAAAGCTGCGCAGCAGCGTGAAGAGGTACCGGTTTTTGGATATACCCAAAATGTACCGGGCATTGTTCGAAAAGCCGCACTGGACAGCAGACGGACAGGAGCAGCTGCCTGCGGAATGGGCGGATATATGCACAATCACTTCTGCCAAGCTGGAGAATGGCGAGCTTTATTATGAAGACGCAACTCCGCTGCTGTATTTGAAGGAGCTGCTGGAAGGGTTCCATACGAACACGCAAGTCCAGCATGTTTTTATTGACGAAGCGCAGGACTACTCCGCGTTTCAATTTCATTATCTGAAGCGGATATTCCCCCGGGCCAAAATGACGGTGCTTGGCGATTTGAATCAGGCGATATTCGCACATGCCGAACCGATGGACAGCTTCGCGATGCTTAAAGGGCTGTACGGCTATGAAGAAATGGAAACGGTCGTGCTGGCGCGGAGCTACCGTTCGACAAGGCCTATAGTTGAATTTACGAGCCGGATGATTCCGGGCGGCAGCCGTATTATTCCATTTAACCGCGATGGCGAGCAGCCGCTGGTTGCGCAGGCTTGCAGCGCCGAGGAGCTGGTGCGGAAGGTTAGCGGCAGCTTGCGGGGATGGAAAGCGCAAGGATTGAACGCCTTGGCTGTCATATGCAAAACAGCGGCCGAAGCAAAGGCGGCAGCCGGCATGCTGCGTGAGACGGGCATGGAGGTTCGCCTGGTGGAGAAAGAAACGGTTACGTTCGAGCAAGGGATCGTTGTCATTCCGTCTTATTTGGCCAAAGGCGTTGAGTTTGACGCTGTCGCCATTTTTAACGCGTCGCAGGAAGTATACGGCCGGGAAAGCGAACGAAAGCTGTTCTACACAGCTTGTACAAGAGCGATGCATGAGCTTCATGTTTATTATACAGGTGAGTTGACGCCGTTAATTTCGGTTTAG
- a CDS encoding queuosine precursor transporter: MFNLWFGALFMLVHFSLFLLGYRLFGRVGVYAWIGMATVLANIQVVKTIDIYGIVLTLGNTMYGTIYLASDLLNEKYGKKEAKKAVWFGFFTLIASTVIMQMALRFNPQADELALANNDAMHQLFGLMPRIALGSLCAYFISQFLDVRIYSLLKKTFPKPGQLWIRNNGSTVVSQLVDTFVFTTIAFAYFYDWQTWLSVFITTYLIKFLVSICSTPFLYAARNFTFKDDNEQAASQ; encoded by the coding sequence ATGTTTAATTTATGGTTTGGCGCTTTATTTATGCTTGTTCACTTTAGTTTGTTTTTACTCGGTTACCGTCTGTTCGGGCGTGTCGGCGTGTACGCTTGGATCGGAATGGCGACGGTACTGGCCAATATTCAGGTCGTCAAAACCATCGACATCTACGGGATTGTGCTTACGCTTGGCAATACGATGTACGGCACGATTTATTTGGCTTCCGACCTGCTGAATGAGAAATACGGAAAAAAAGAAGCGAAAAAAGCTGTCTGGTTCGGATTCTTTACGTTGATTGCTTCCACGGTCATTATGCAAATGGCGCTGCGCTTCAATCCGCAGGCGGATGAGCTTGCGCTGGCCAACAATGATGCTATGCATCAGCTGTTTGGCTTAATGCCGCGTATCGCTTTAGGAAGCTTATGCGCTTATTTTATAAGCCAGTTTCTGGATGTACGCATTTATTCGCTGCTCAAAAAAACGTTCCCGAAACCCGGCCAGCTTTGGATTCGGAATAACGGCAGCACCGTCGTAAGCCAGCTTGTTGACACGTTTGTGTTTACAACGATTGCGTTTGCTTACTTCTACGACTGGCAGACATGGCTGTCCGTCTTTATTACAACTTATCTGATCAAATTTCTCGTGTCGATCTGTTCAACACCGTTTCTGTATGCGGCGAGAAACTTTACGTTCAAAGACGACAACGAACAAGCCGCTTCGCAATGA
- a CDS encoding alpha/beta hydrolase family protein, giving the protein MSNEVNTAAASPGQPLTVNSRTNRRRKIGGWLRNRFAARNAYNGRYWQAGTAAMAALGMTVVWIAILSSPTGLGPAADLLLAGLLQLLCQWLAGNVLAIIFSALYIPVSRRFAAHALYTAGILFGFGYYANLTWVSGLVIAAALTFAAALAGMLIYTMRRHLIRSSRSTMILAAAGAALVLAAVIAWPPGGAQHLTLAEAGAIAAGPAPIQAGNPADMGPYLYEEWAYGSGTDRHRSDFGSHAKIVTEPVDASAYISKWPWLKKLFWGFDQKQLPVNGRVWMPEGSGPYPLVLIVHGNHIMEDFSDDGYAYIGQLLASRGYIAVSVDENFLNYSAWSDIPDNDMKVRAWMLLKHLQQLKGFSGEAGSPFYGKVDWDNVALIGHSRGGQAVSMAADKDKWFAGDGSLQLGGVRIRSVVAIAPTDREVDGRKAELVNVNFLTLQGARDADVNDFYGDQQYIRTRFTPSSGGFKSSIYLTNANHGQFNTSWGSMDEVPPGGLLLNLRRLMNGEDQREVAKVYISAFLDTTLKGDKAYKPLFQDYRNGSAWLPASTAYVNQYEDDSFVSAADYDEDRDLSTIRMGTAAGTGFTDWEEADALDRSRNAKGTRGVVLEWDGSREAEYTLTLDSWEVKRLTRSLHEGGAAFTFAMADLARDQDPNPAGYSFQASDLVIKVTAADGRTESVPLDRLIKPAGPVFVTYAKLPRLLENTWENGKYKQSNEPVFQTVRLPLNGMDVWDIASITFQLKGSGRIMLDNIGFAQAE; this is encoded by the coding sequence ATGTCAAACGAGGTTAATACCGCAGCCGCTTCCCCCGGCCAGCCGCTGACGGTTAACAGCCGGACAAACAGGCGGCGTAAAATCGGGGGCTGGCTACGCAATAGGTTTGCAGCCCGCAACGCTTATAACGGCCGCTACTGGCAAGCCGGCACAGCTGCAATGGCGGCGCTTGGAATGACGGTCGTCTGGATTGCGATTCTCAGCTCGCCTACCGGGCTTGGACCGGCTGCCGATCTGCTGCTTGCCGGTCTGCTGCAGCTGCTGTGCCAATGGCTGGCCGGGAATGTCTTAGCTATTATTTTTTCTGCGCTTTATATTCCGGTGTCTCGCCGTTTCGCAGCGCATGCCTTGTATACGGCCGGTATATTGTTTGGGTTTGGTTATTACGCCAATTTGACATGGGTCAGCGGTTTGGTTATCGCAGCTGCTCTAACTTTTGCTGCTGCCCTTGCCGGCATGCTGATCTACACGATGAGGCGCCATTTGATCCGCAGCTCGCGCAGCACAATGATATTAGCTGCAGCCGGCGCGGCGCTTGTGCTTGCAGCTGTCATCGCATGGCCGCCTGGAGGGGCGCAGCATCTTACCTTGGCGGAAGCCGGTGCAATAGCGGCCGGGCCAGCACCGATCCAAGCGGGCAATCCGGCGGATATGGGGCCATACCTCTACGAGGAATGGGCATACGGCAGCGGAACGGATCGTCACCGAAGCGATTTTGGCAGCCATGCGAAGATCGTAACGGAACCGGTGGATGCCTCCGCTTATATTTCGAAATGGCCTTGGCTGAAAAAGCTGTTCTGGGGATTCGACCAGAAGCAGCTTCCGGTCAACGGCCGGGTGTGGATGCCGGAAGGCAGCGGTCCGTACCCGCTTGTGCTGATTGTCCATGGCAATCATATCATGGAAGATTTCTCGGACGATGGTTATGCCTATATCGGCCAACTTCTGGCCAGCAGAGGATATATCGCCGTTTCGGTTGATGAAAACTTTTTGAATTATTCCGCCTGGTCGGATATCCCCGACAATGACATGAAAGTCCGCGCTTGGATGCTGCTGAAACATTTGCAGCAGCTGAAAGGGTTCAGCGGGGAAGCAGGCAGTCCTTTTTACGGCAAAGTGGATTGGGACAATGTGGCGCTAATCGGCCATTCGCGCGGCGGGCAAGCGGTGTCGATGGCAGCGGATAAGGATAAATGGTTTGCAGGCGACGGGTCGCTGCAGCTGGGCGGGGTACGAATCCGGTCCGTTGTGGCGATAGCGCCTACCGATCGGGAAGTCGACGGCCGGAAAGCCGAGCTTGTTAATGTTAACTTTTTAACGCTGCAAGGGGCCAGAGATGCCGATGTGAATGACTTTTATGGCGATCAGCAATATATCCGCACACGTTTTACGCCTTCAAGCGGCGGGTTCAAATCGTCGATTTATTTGACGAATGCGAACCATGGCCAGTTCAATACTTCCTGGGGATCAATGGACGAAGTTCCGCCAGGCGGGCTGCTGCTCAATTTGCGCCGGCTGATGAATGGCGAAGACCAGCGCGAGGTTGCGAAAGTGTATATATCCGCTTTCTTGGATACGACATTGAAAGGGGACAAGGCGTATAAGCCGCTGTTCCAGGATTACCGGAACGGCAGCGCATGGCTTCCTGCTTCTACGGCGTATGTGAACCAATATGAAGACGATTCGTTTGTCTCGGCAGCGGATTATGACGAAGATCGGGATCTATCGACCATCCGGATGGGAACGGCGGCCGGAACGGGGTTCACGGATTGGGAAGAAGCGGATGCGCTGGACAGAAGCCGGAATGCAAAAGGAACCCGAGGCGTTGTGCTGGAATGGGACGGCAGCCGTGAAGCGGAATATACGCTTACGCTGGATTCATGGGAAGTAAAGCGGCTTACCCGCTCTCTCCATGAAGGAGGGGCGGCGTTCACATTTGCGATGGCCGATCTCGCCCGCGATCAGGATCCAAATCCGGCCGGTTACTCATTCCAAGCGTCGGATCTGGTAATCAAGGTGACGGCGGCGGACGGCCGTACGGAATCTGTGCCGCTGGATCGGCTGATCAAACCGGCCGGCCCGGTATTCGTTACGTATGCCAAGCTTCCGCGGCTGCTGGAAAATACGTGGGAGAACGGAAAATACAAGCAGTCCAATGAACCGGTATTTCAAACGGTCAGGCTTCCGCTGAACGGAATGGACGTTTGGGATATTGCGAGCATTACGTTCCAATTAAAAGGATCGGGCCGCATAATGCTGGATAACATCGGTTTTGCGCAGGCGGAATAG
- a CDS encoding ABC transporter ATP-binding protein — protein sequence MVIDIRNVSWERGENTILKEMNWQVQPGEHWCLLGLNGSGKTTLLNMINGYIWPTRGEISILGNKFGETDLRELRKKIGWVSTALQQKLYGSETGLKIALSGKFASIGLYEQIEESDELQAEAIMDQLGCSFLKNRTYQTMSQGERQRILIARALMAKPSLLILDEPCTGLDIFAREQLLGMIHSVAAQPDAPTIVYVTHHVEEILPVFSHTLLIKKGEVYEAGQTKDVLTSGRMSRFFDVPVEIEQKDGRHWLYVKRG from the coding sequence TTGGTTATTGATATACGCAATGTGAGCTGGGAGCGCGGAGAGAATACGATATTAAAGGAAATGAACTGGCAGGTACAGCCTGGTGAGCATTGGTGTCTGCTAGGCTTAAACGGATCCGGCAAAACAACGTTATTAAACATGATTAACGGATATATATGGCCGACCCGGGGCGAAATCAGCATATTGGGCAACAAGTTTGGCGAGACCGACCTGCGGGAGCTGCGCAAAAAAATCGGCTGGGTCAGCACCGCCCTTCAGCAAAAGCTGTACGGCAGCGAGACGGGCTTGAAAATTGCGCTGAGCGGCAAGTTTGCTTCCATTGGGCTATACGAGCAAATTGAAGAATCCGATGAATTGCAGGCTGAAGCGATTATGGATCAGTTAGGCTGCAGCTTCCTGAAAAACCGCACCTATCAGACGATGTCGCAAGGAGAAAGACAGCGGATATTAATTGCAAGAGCGCTGATGGCCAAGCCATCGCTGCTTATTTTGGATGAGCCGTGCACCGGCCTCGATATTTTTGCCAGAGAACAGCTGTTAGGCATGATCCATTCGGTTGCAGCTCAGCCTGATGCTCCAACCATTGTTTACGTCACACATCATGTTGAGGAAATTTTGCCTGTATTCAGCCACACCTTGCTTATTAAAAAGGGCGAAGTATATGAAGCGGGGCAAACGAAAGACGTATTAACTTCTGGCCGGATGAGCCGGTTTTTTGATGTGCCGGTAGAAATAGAACAAAAAGACGGAAGACATTGGCTTTATGTCAAACGAGGTTAA
- a CDS encoding DUF4190 domain-containing protein, giving the protein MHRYEDEGKDKQNREQHLKELNRDFNEEMGADFAAGGYAHRARTEQSSDDSPISRPAGYSLGWVALVFAAVSWFVWPVLLGITSAVLGFIAYTQGARRMGAWSMAIGLIAAAVYLVIIPFYYAVT; this is encoded by the coding sequence GTGCATCGTTACGAGGATGAAGGGAAAGACAAGCAAAACCGGGAACAGCATTTAAAAGAACTGAACCGCGATTTTAATGAGGAAATGGGGGCCGATTTTGCCGCAGGGGGATATGCCCATCGGGCAAGAACGGAGCAAAGTTCCGATGACTCGCCGATCTCAAGGCCGGCCGGCTATTCGCTTGGCTGGGTTGCACTGGTATTTGCCGCCGTTTCGTGGTTCGTATGGCCGGTTCTTCTGGGAATTACGTCTGCTGTATTAGGATTCATCGCTTATACGCAAGGCGCCCGCAGAATGGGAGCATGGTCAATGGCAATCGGGCTGATTGCGGCAGCGGTTTACCTTGTAATTATTCCTTTTTATTACGCCGTAACTTAA
- a CDS encoding DUF1540 domain-containing protein, giving the protein MPQGVSCSVSNCTFWKEGNACSADKISVDIDQHADQHFYEEFASDDLGLQHQDQALKSSATCCFTFKPKE; this is encoded by the coding sequence ATGCCGCAAGGAGTATCCTGCAGTGTATCGAATTGCACGTTTTGGAAAGAAGGAAATGCTTGTTCTGCTGACAAAATATCGGTTGATATTGATCAGCACGCCGATCAGCATTTTTATGAGGAGTTTGCATCTGACGATTTAGGCTTGCAGCATCAGGATCAGGCGTTGAAATCATCGGCAACCTGCTGCTTTACCTTCAAGCCAAAGGAGTGA